One Paraburkholderia phytofirmans OLGA172 genomic window carries:
- the hisB gene encoding imidazoleglycerol-phosphate dehydratase HisB, with amino-acid sequence MRLAEVVRNTSETQIRVKINLDGTGQQKLATGVAFLDHMLDQIARHGLFDLDIEAHGDLHIDDHHTVEDVGITLGQAVAKAIGDRKGICRYGHSYVPLDEALSRVVIDFSGRPGLEFHVPFTRARIGTFDVDLSIEFFRGFVNHAGVTLHIDNLRGLNAHHQMETVFKAFGRALRMAVEMDERAAGQIPSTKGSL; translated from the coding sequence ATGCGCCTTGCGGAAGTCGTTCGCAACACCAGCGAAACGCAGATCCGTGTGAAGATCAATCTGGACGGCACCGGTCAGCAGAAGCTGGCCACCGGTGTGGCGTTTCTTGATCACATGCTCGACCAGATCGCACGGCATGGCTTGTTCGACCTCGACATCGAAGCACACGGCGACCTGCATATCGACGACCACCATACGGTCGAAGACGTCGGCATCACCCTCGGCCAGGCCGTCGCGAAGGCAATCGGCGACCGCAAGGGCATTTGCCGCTACGGTCATTCCTACGTGCCGCTCGACGAAGCGCTGTCGCGCGTCGTGATCGACTTTTCCGGGCGTCCGGGCCTCGAATTCCATGTGCCGTTCACGCGTGCACGCATCGGCACGTTCGACGTCGATCTCTCCATTGAATTTTTCCGCGGCTTCGTGAACCACGCCGGCGTCACGCTGCATATCGACAACCTGCGAGGCCTGAACGCCCATCATCAGATGGAAACGGTGTTCAAGGCGTTCGGGCGTGCATTGCGCATGGCCGTCGAGATGGACGAACGCGCGGCGGGACAGATTCCGTCGACCAAGGGCAGCCTTTAA
- the hisC gene encoding histidinol-phosphate transaminase — MTTPQDIIRRDVLAMTSYPVPDATGYIKLDAMENPFPLPPVLAAHLGEHLAGVALNRYPAPRPEALIEKIKRVMSVPACCDVLLGNGSDEIISMMSVACAKPGAKVLAPVPGFVMYQMSAKLANLEFIGVPLKADFTLDTEAMLAAIAEHEPAIVYLAYPNNPTGTLYDDADMERVIAAANKSLVVIDEAYQPFAQQSWLPRADQFDNVVVMRTVSKLGLAGIRLGYLVGKPAWLTEFDKVRPPYNTNVLTQAAADFLLDHVDVLDTQAAQLREERTRLAQAVAQLPGAEVFPSAGNFLLVRVPDASVMFETLLAARVLIKNVSKMHPLLVNCVRLTVGSPEENAQLIAGLKLVLH, encoded by the coding sequence ATGACGACACCTCAAGACATCATCCGCCGCGACGTGCTCGCGATGACGAGCTATCCGGTTCCGGACGCCACGGGCTATATCAAGCTCGATGCGATGGAAAATCCGTTTCCGCTGCCACCGGTGCTCGCCGCCCATCTGGGCGAGCATCTGGCCGGTGTGGCGCTGAACCGCTACCCGGCGCCGCGCCCGGAAGCGCTGATCGAAAAGATCAAGCGCGTGATGAGCGTGCCCGCGTGTTGCGATGTGCTGCTCGGCAACGGCTCGGATGAAATCATCAGCATGATGTCGGTGGCGTGCGCGAAGCCGGGCGCCAAGGTGCTCGCACCGGTACCGGGTTTCGTGATGTATCAGATGTCGGCGAAGCTGGCGAATCTGGAATTCATCGGCGTGCCGCTGAAGGCCGATTTCACGCTCGACACCGAAGCGATGCTCGCGGCGATCGCCGAGCATGAACCGGCGATCGTCTATCTGGCCTATCCGAATAACCCGACCGGCACGCTGTACGACGATGCGGACATGGAGCGCGTCATCGCCGCGGCGAATAAAAGCCTGGTGGTGATCGACGAGGCATACCAGCCGTTTGCGCAGCAAAGCTGGTTGCCGCGTGCCGATCAGTTCGACAACGTCGTCGTGATGCGTACCGTGTCCAAGCTCGGCCTGGCCGGCATCCGCCTGGGTTATCTGGTCGGCAAGCCCGCCTGGCTCACCGAATTCGACAAGGTGCGCCCGCCCTACAACACCAACGTGCTTACGCAAGCCGCCGCCGATTTCCTGCTCGACCACGTCGACGTGCTCGACACCCAGGCCGCGCAATTGCGCGAAGAACGCACGAGACTCGCGCAAGCCGTGGCCCAATTGCCGGGCGCCGAAGTATTCCCGAGCGCCGGCAACTTCCTGCTGGTGCGGGTGCCGGACGCATCTGTTATGTTCGAAACACTGCTGGCCGCACGGGTTCTGATCAAAAACGTGAGTAAAATGCATCCATTGCTGGTCAATTGTGTGCGTTTGACCGTCGGTTCGCCCGAAGAAAACGCCCAATTGATCGCCGGACTGAAACTCGTGCTGCACTGA
- the hisD gene encoding histidinol dehydrogenase, whose translation MSIKIRKLDSSAPDFHKALHAVLAFEASEDEAIERSVAQILNDVKARGDAAVLEYTNRFDRVEAKSVEALELPMSELEAALEGLEPKRRAALEAAAARVRGYHEKQRIECGSHSWQYTEADGTVLGQKVTPLDRAGIYVPGGKAAYPSSVLMNSIPARVAGVREIVMVVPTPDGVKNPLVLAAALLGGVDRVFTIGGAQAVGALAYGTETVPAVDKICGPGNAYVASAKRRVFGTVGIDMIAGPSEILVLCDGTTDPRWIAMDLFSQAEHDELAQSILLCPDDAFIARVRDAINELLPSMPRRDVIRASLESRGALIKVRDMAEACAIANDIAPEHLEISALEPHQWGQLIRHAGAIFLGRYTSESLGDYCAGPNHVLPTSRTARFSSPLGVYDFFKRSSVIEVSAEGAQTLGEIAAELAYGEGLQAHARSAEYRMRQNG comes from the coding sequence ATGTCTATCAAGATTCGCAAACTCGATTCCAGCGCGCCCGACTTTCACAAGGCGCTGCACGCGGTGCTCGCGTTCGAGGCGAGCGAAGACGAAGCAATCGAGCGCTCGGTCGCGCAGATTCTGAACGACGTGAAGGCACGCGGCGACGCTGCGGTGCTCGAGTACACGAACCGCTTCGACCGTGTCGAGGCGAAGAGCGTCGAGGCGCTCGAGTTGCCGATGTCCGAACTCGAGGCGGCGCTCGAAGGCCTCGAGCCTAAGCGCCGTGCGGCGCTCGAAGCGGCGGCGGCGCGTGTGCGCGGTTACCACGAGAAGCAGAGGATCGAGTGCGGCAGCCATAGCTGGCAGTACACGGAAGCAGACGGCACCGTGCTCGGGCAGAAGGTGACGCCGCTGGATCGTGCGGGTATCTATGTGCCGGGTGGCAAGGCGGCGTATCCGTCGTCGGTGCTGATGAACTCGATTCCGGCGCGCGTGGCCGGCGTGCGCGAAATCGTCATGGTCGTGCCCACGCCGGACGGCGTGAAGAATCCTCTGGTGCTGGCGGCCGCCTTGCTGGGCGGCGTGGATCGCGTGTTTACGATCGGCGGCGCGCAGGCGGTGGGCGCATTGGCGTACGGCACGGAAACGGTGCCCGCAGTCGACAAGATCTGCGGCCCGGGCAACGCCTATGTCGCGTCGGCCAAGCGCCGTGTGTTCGGCACGGTCGGTATCGACATGATCGCTGGGCCGTCGGAAATTCTCGTGCTGTGCGACGGGACGACGGACCCGCGTTGGATCGCGATGGATCTGTTCTCGCAAGCCGAGCACGACGAGCTCGCGCAATCCATCCTGCTGTGCCCGGACGATGCATTCATCGCCCGCGTGCGCGACGCGATCAACGAACTGCTGCCGAGCATGCCGCGCCGGGATGTGATCCGCGCGTCGCTCGAAAGCCGCGGCGCGTTGATCAAGGTGCGCGATATGGCCGAAGCCTGCGCGATTGCCAACGACATTGCCCCTGAACACCTCGAAATCTCGGCGCTGGAACCGCATCAGTGGGGTCAGTTGATCCGCCATGCCGGTGCGATCTTCCTCGGCCGCTACACCAGCGAAAGCCTCGGCGATTACTGCGCGGGGCCGAATCATGTGCTGCCTACTTCGCGTACCGCACGGTTTTCGTCGCCATTGGGCGTCTACGATTTCTTCAAGCGTTCGAGCGTGATCGAGGTCAGTGCGGAAGGTGCGCAGACGCTCGGCGAGATCGCCGCCGAACTCGCTTACGGCGAAGGCCTGCAGGCGCACGCCCGCAGCGCAGAATACCGGATGCGGCAGAACGGCTAA
- the hisG gene encoding ATP phosphoribosyltransferase, with product MSSMPQTSSSPAVSAPLTLALSKGRIFEETLPLLAAAGIEVAEDPETSRKLILPTTDANLRVIIVRATDVPTYVEYGAADFGVAGKDVLLEHGGSGLYQPVDLDIARCRMSVAVAAGFDYANAVRQGARLRVATKYVETAREHFAAKGVHVDLIKLYGSMELAPLVGLADAIVDLVSSGNTLRANNLVEVEEIMQISSRLVVNQAALKLKRAALRPILDAFERASKAGTAVA from the coding sequence ATGAGTTCGATGCCGCAAACGTCGTCTTCGCCGGCTGTGAGCGCGCCGCTTACGCTGGCGTTGTCGAAAGGGCGTATCTTCGAAGAGACGCTGCCGCTGCTCGCCGCAGCCGGCATTGAAGTGGCCGAAGATCCGGAAACCTCGCGCAAGCTGATTCTGCCCACGACGGACGCGAACCTGCGGGTGATCATCGTGCGCGCCACAGACGTGCCGACCTACGTCGAATACGGCGCAGCCGACTTCGGCGTGGCAGGCAAGGACGTGCTGCTCGAGCACGGCGGCAGCGGGCTGTATCAGCCGGTCGACCTGGACATTGCGCGTTGCCGGATGTCGGTCGCGGTGGCGGCCGGTTTCGACTACGCGAACGCGGTGCGCCAAGGCGCACGCCTGCGCGTGGCGACCAAGTACGTGGAAACCGCGCGCGAGCATTTTGCCGCCAAGGGCGTGCACGTCGACCTGATCAAGCTGTACGGTTCGATGGAACTGGCGCCGCTGGTCGGCCTCGCCGACGCAATCGTCGACCTGGTGAGTTCGGGCAATACCTTGCGCGCCAACAATCTTGTCGAGGTGGAGGAGATCATGCAGATTTCGTCGCGCCTCGTTGTGAACCAGGCAGCGCTGAAGCTCAAGCGCGCCGCGCTGCGGCCGATCCTCGACGCGTTCGAACGCGCGTCGAAGGCCGGCACTGCGGTGGCCTGA
- the murA gene encoding UDP-N-acetylglucosamine 1-carboxyvinyltransferase, protein MDKLIIEGGYPLSGEVVVSGAKNAALPILCASLLSAEPVHLENVPDLQDVRTMLKLLGQMGVRIESGEGRVSLDASKVDNLVAPYELVKTMRASILVLGPLVARFGHARVSLPGGCAIGARPVDQHIKGLQAMGAEITIEHGYIEARAKRLKGARIVTDVITVTGTENLLMAAVLAEGETVIENAAREPEVGDLAHLLVEMGAKIEGIGTDRLVIQGVDKLHGAKHRVIPDRIEAGTFLCAVAAAGGDVTLRRVRPLILEAVTEKLREAGVTIEEGEDWMRVRMDKRPSAVSFRTSEYPAFPTDMQAQFMALNTIAEGTSQAVETIFENRFMHVQELNRLGASITIDGNTALVTGVEKLSGAKVMATDLRASASLVIAALRAEGETLIDRIYHLDRGYDRMETKLNAIGAKVRRVAGSQA, encoded by the coding sequence ATGGATAAACTCATCATTGAAGGTGGCTACCCGCTGTCGGGTGAAGTTGTCGTCTCAGGCGCGAAGAACGCGGCGTTGCCGATCCTGTGCGCGAGTCTGCTCAGCGCGGAACCGGTGCATCTGGAAAACGTGCCCGACTTGCAGGACGTGCGCACGATGCTGAAGCTGCTTGGCCAGATGGGCGTGCGCATCGAGAGCGGTGAAGGGCGCGTGTCGCTGGACGCGTCGAAGGTCGATAACCTCGTCGCGCCGTATGAACTCGTGAAGACCATGCGTGCGTCGATCCTGGTGCTTGGCCCGCTGGTGGCGCGCTTCGGCCACGCCAGGGTGTCGCTGCCGGGTGGCTGCGCAATCGGCGCGCGTCCGGTGGATCAGCACATCAAGGGTCTGCAGGCAATGGGCGCCGAGATCACGATCGAGCATGGCTACATCGAAGCGCGTGCGAAGCGTCTGAAGGGCGCGCGCATCGTGACCGACGTGATTACGGTGACGGGCACCGAAAACCTGCTGATGGCGGCGGTGCTTGCCGAAGGCGAGACGGTCATCGAGAACGCCGCGCGTGAGCCGGAAGTCGGTGACCTCGCGCATCTGCTGGTCGAGATGGGCGCGAAGATCGAAGGCATCGGCACCGACCGTCTGGTGATTCAGGGTGTCGACAAGCTGCATGGCGCAAAGCATAGGGTGATTCCGGATCGCATTGAAGCCGGCACGTTCCTGTGCGCGGTCGCGGCTGCCGGTGGCGATGTCACATTGCGCCGCGTGCGTCCGCTGATCCTTGAAGCCGTCACCGAAAAGCTGCGTGAAGCCGGCGTCACGATCGAAGAAGGCGAAGACTGGATGCGCGTGCGGATGGACAAGCGTCCGAGTGCGGTGAGCTTCCGCACGTCCGAATACCCGGCGTTCCCGACCGACATGCAGGCGCAGTTCATGGCGCTCAACACGATCGCGGAGGGTACCTCGCAAGCTGTCGAGACGATCTTCGAGAACCGCTTCATGCACGTGCAGGAATTGAACCGTCTCGGCGCGAGCATCACGATCGATGGCAACACCGCGCTCGTGACAGGCGTCGAGAAGCTGTCCGGCGCGAAGGTGATGGCGACCGACCTGCGTGCGTCGGCGAGCCTCGTGATCGCTGCGCTGCGTGCCGAAGGCGAAACGCTGATCGACCGTATCTATCACCTGGATCGCGGTTACGACCGGATGGAGACCAAGCTCAACGCCATCGGCGCCAAGGTGCGCCGCGTCGCCGGGAGCCAGGCATGA
- a CDS encoding BolA family protein: protein MLPTPEQVKQYIAAGLACQHLEVEGDGQHFFATIVSPSFEGKRLIQRHQLVYAALGDRMREEIHALSMKTLTPAEWQTA, encoded by the coding sequence ATGTTGCCGACTCCAGAGCAGGTCAAGCAATACATCGCGGCTGGGCTCGCTTGCCAGCATCTCGAAGTCGAGGGCGACGGTCAGCATTTCTTTGCGACCATCGTTTCGCCGAGCTTCGAAGGCAAGCGTCTGATCCAGCGCCATCAACTCGTGTACGCGGCGCTCGGCGACCGCATGCGCGAAGAAATCCACGCGCTCAGCATGAAGACGCTGACGCCCGCCGAATGGCAGACCGCGTAA
- a CDS encoding ABC transporter permease: MSGFRTLFYKEILRFWKVSFQTVLAPVITALLYLTIFGHALRGHVQVYPGVEYTSFLVPGLVMMSVLQNAFANSSSSLIQSKITGNLVFVLLPPLSHYEMFSAYALAAVARGLAVGFGVFIVTIWFVPISFSAPLYIVVFAIFGAAILGTLGLIAGIWAEKFDQLAAFQNFLIMPLTFLSGVFYSTHTLPPVWREVSRLNPFFYMIDGFRYGFFGVSDINPLVSLAIVAGFFVVLAVVAMRMLASGYKLRH, encoded by the coding sequence ATGAGCGGCTTTCGCACGCTGTTTTACAAGGAAATCCTGCGTTTCTGGAAGGTGTCGTTTCAGACCGTGCTGGCGCCGGTTATCACCGCGCTGCTGTATCTGACGATTTTCGGCCACGCGTTGCGCGGTCACGTTCAGGTCTATCCGGGCGTCGAGTACACGAGCTTCCTGGTTCCCGGCCTCGTGATGATGAGCGTGTTGCAGAACGCCTTTGCGAATAGCTCGTCCTCGCTGATCCAGTCGAAGATTACCGGCAACCTGGTGTTCGTGCTGCTACCGCCGCTCTCGCACTATGAGATGTTCAGTGCGTACGCGCTCGCTGCCGTGGCACGTGGTCTGGCGGTCGGCTTCGGCGTGTTCATCGTGACGATCTGGTTCGTGCCGATCAGCTTCAGCGCGCCGCTTTACATCGTCGTGTTCGCGATTTTCGGCGCGGCGATCCTGGGCACACTGGGTTTGATCGCCGGCATCTGGGCCGAAAAATTCGATCAGCTTGCCGCATTTCAAAACTTTCTGATTATGCCGCTCACGTTCCTCTCGGGCGTGTTCTACTCGACGCATACGCTGCCACCGGTGTGGCGTGAAGTGTCGCGGCTCAATCCCTTTTTCTACATGATCGACGGCTTTCGCTACGGTTTCTTCGGGGTGTCGGATATCAATCCGCTCGTGAGCCTTGCGATCGTTGCCGGTTTCTTTGTGGTGCTGGCCGTGGTGGCGATGCGCATGCTCGCCTCCGGCTACAAACTGCGCCACTGA
- a CDS encoding ABC transporter ATP-binding protein, translating into MSAIEIRNVKKRYKDLQALKGVSLAVEEGEFFGLLGPNGAGKTTLISILAGLARADEGSIAVRGHDVVSDFRGARRALGVVPQELVFDPFFTVRETLRIQSGYYGLRNNDAWIDEIMANLDLTEKADVNMRALSGGMKRRVLVAQALVHRPPVIVLDEPTAGVDVELRQTLWKFISRLNREGHTIVLTTHYLEEAESLCDRIAMLRRGEVVALERTSTLLQRFAGMQLFLRFAQGVLPAELRPLEVESGVGNGNGRQHLLRLVSYDDVERILAQCRAAGCTFEEIEVRKADLEDVFVQVMNGPEVIEGLA; encoded by the coding sequence ATGTCAGCCATAGAAATTCGTAACGTCAAGAAGCGCTACAAGGACTTGCAGGCGCTCAAGGGCGTCAGCCTCGCGGTAGAAGAAGGCGAGTTCTTCGGACTGCTCGGTCCGAACGGCGCGGGCAAGACGACGCTCATCAGCATCCTCGCCGGTCTCGCGCGCGCCGATGAAGGCAGCATCGCGGTTCGCGGGCACGACGTAGTCAGCGATTTCCGCGGCGCGCGCCGCGCGCTCGGCGTGGTGCCGCAGGAACTCGTGTTCGATCCGTTCTTCACCGTGCGCGAAACCTTGCGCATCCAGTCCGGCTACTACGGGCTGCGCAATAACGACGCGTGGATCGACGAGATCATGGCCAATCTCGATCTCACCGAAAAAGCCGACGTCAACATGCGCGCGCTGTCGGGCGGCATGAAGCGCCGCGTGCTCGTGGCGCAGGCGCTGGTGCACCGGCCGCCGGTGATCGTGCTGGATGAGCCCACTGCCGGTGTCGACGTCGAGTTGCGTCAAACCTTGTGGAAATTCATCTCGCGCCTGAATCGCGAAGGGCACACGATCGTGCTGACCACACACTATCTGGAAGAAGCCGAATCGCTGTGCGACCGCATCGCGATGTTACGGCGCGGCGAAGTTGTCGCGCTCGAGCGCACCAGCACGCTGCTGCAGCGCTTTGCCGGCATGCAGCTGTTCCTGCGCTTTGCACAAGGCGTATTGCCGGCGGAGTTGCGTCCGCTCGAAGTGGAAAGCGGCGTGGGCAACGGCAACGGCCGTCAGCATCTGCTGCGGCTCGTGAGCTACGACGACGTCGAGCGGATTCTCGCGCAGTGCCGCGCAGCGGGCTGCACATTCGAAGAAATCGAGGTTCGCAAAGCCGACCTCGAAGATGTGTTCGTTCAGGTGATGAACGGTCCAGAAGTGATCGAGGGGCTGGCATGA
- a CDS encoding STAS domain-containing protein has translation MSEVLNAVASRFESGATLTHESAKAAFEAGLQRIAAGATGVDCAPLAQFDSSALAVLFAWERAAQARGMAFEIVNLPAGLASLAQAYGVDTLLCRPELAL, from the coding sequence GTGAGCGAAGTGCTGAACGCCGTCGCAAGCCGCTTTGAAAGCGGCGCGACGCTGACCCATGAGAGCGCGAAAGCCGCGTTCGAGGCGGGTTTGCAGCGTATCGCCGCGGGCGCAACGGGCGTGGATTGCGCGCCGCTCGCGCAATTCGACTCGTCCGCGCTTGCTGTCCTGTTTGCGTGGGAGCGTGCTGCTCAGGCACGCGGCATGGCGTTCGAGATCGTCAACCTGCCGGCTGGTCTCGCCAGCCTCGCCCAAGCCTACGGCGTCGACACCCTGCTGTGTCGACCGGAGTTAGCGCTTTAG
- a CDS encoding MlaC/ttg2D family ABC transporter substrate-binding protein, giving the protein MKKFFLIPLFAALFSFASAGASAQTVDSSSPDTLVKTVTQQVVDAIHADKSIQQGDITHITRLVNEKILPYTDFRRTTQLAMGRNWRTATPEQQDAVVEQFKMLLIRTYSGALAQVRDQQIQYKPFRMNPDDTDTVVRSVVMNNGSPIELDYRLYKTPNGWRVYDINVLGAWLIQAYQQQFNEQIQQKGVDGLIQFLTQRNQQLAAGKQS; this is encoded by the coding sequence ATGAAAAAATTCTTCCTGATTCCGTTGTTTGCTGCGCTGTTCTCGTTCGCTAGTGCTGGTGCATCGGCACAAACTGTCGACTCGAGTTCGCCCGATACGCTGGTTAAGACCGTCACCCAGCAGGTGGTCGACGCGATCCACGCCGACAAGTCGATCCAGCAAGGCGACATCACCCACATCACCAGGCTCGTCAACGAAAAGATCCTGCCGTACACCGACTTCCGCCGCACCACGCAACTGGCGATGGGCCGCAACTGGCGCACCGCCACGCCGGAGCAGCAAGACGCCGTGGTCGAGCAGTTCAAGATGCTGCTGATCCGCACGTACTCGGGCGCGCTCGCCCAGGTCCGCGACCAGCAGATCCAGTACAAGCCGTTCCGCATGAACCCAGACGACACCGACACGGTGGTGCGCTCGGTGGTGATGAACAACGGCTCGCCGATCGAACTCGACTACCGTCTGTACAAGACGCCGAACGGCTGGCGCGTGTATGACATCAACGTGCTCGGCGCGTGGCTGATCCAGGCGTATCAGCAGCAGTTCAACGAGCAGATCCAGCAGAAGGGCGTGGACGGACTGATCCAGTTCCTCACGCAGCGTAACCAGCAACTCGCCGCGGGCAAGCAGTCGTGA
- a CDS encoding VacJ family lipoprotein, with the protein MQTPGKRGVRTVQIATFALAAATLAGCSTVQTPTKGDPLEGLNRTIFTVNDKLDQYALKPVAKGYVWATPQPVRDSVTNFFSNIGDVYIAANNLLQLKITDGVEDIMRIVINTVFGVGGLFDVATLAKLPKHDNDLGLTLGHYGVPAGPYLVLPLFGPSTVRDAVGSIGNYYVNPLSYIHPDGLSWALYGLNVINTRANLLGASDVLEGAALDKYSFVRNAYLQRRQYLLSESKQSQALPNYGDEAPLPKYDEGEGGAAAAPAGTPGAAAKAPAASGAAAATPPQAASAVGATTGATGTAAAPEAASGSAETPPLDLNGGPETTQIPAGQLVPPTRFNFPSFKLR; encoded by the coding sequence ATGCAGACCCCAGGCAAACGAGGCGTGCGCACCGTCCAGATCGCGACGTTCGCCCTCGCGGCCGCTACGCTCGCTGGCTGCTCGACCGTGCAGACGCCGACCAAGGGCGACCCGCTCGAGGGTTTGAACCGCACGATCTTCACCGTCAACGACAAGCTCGACCAGTACGCGCTGAAGCCAGTCGCGAAGGGCTATGTCTGGGCGACGCCGCAACCGGTGCGCGACAGCGTCACCAACTTCTTCTCGAACATCGGCGACGTCTACATCGCGGCGAACAACCTGCTGCAGTTGAAGATCACCGATGGCGTCGAAGACATCATGCGGATCGTGATCAACACGGTGTTCGGTGTCGGCGGTCTGTTCGATGTGGCCACGCTCGCCAAGCTGCCCAAGCACGACAACGACCTCGGCCTGACGCTCGGCCACTACGGCGTGCCGGCGGGCCCGTACCTCGTGCTGCCGCTGTTCGGGCCGAGCACGGTGCGCGACGCGGTAGGCTCGATCGGCAACTACTATGTGAATCCGCTCAGCTATATTCACCCGGATGGTCTGAGCTGGGCGCTGTACGGCCTGAATGTGATCAACACGCGTGCCAATCTGCTGGGCGCGAGCGATGTGCTGGAAGGCGCCGCGCTCGACAAGTACTCGTTCGTGCGTAATGCGTATCTGCAACGCCGCCAGTATCTGCTGTCGGAAAGTAAGCAATCGCAGGCGCTGCCGAACTACGGCGATGAAGCTCCGCTGCCGAAGTACGACGAGGGGGAAGGTGGTGCGGCTGCTGCCCCGGCAGGCACGCCGGGTGCTGCCGCGAAAGCACCGGCTGCGTCCGGTGCGGCCGCCGCAACGCCGCCGCAAGCTGCTTCGGCGGTTGGCGCCACCACGGGTGCAACCGGCACGGCTGCTGCGCCGGAAGCCGCCTCCGGCAGCGCCGAAACGCCGCCGCTCGATCTGAACGGCGGTCCGGAAACCACACAGATCCCGGCCGGTCAACTGGTCCCGCCGACGCGTTTCAACTTTCCGTCATTTAAATTGCGTTAA
- the mlaD gene encoding outer membrane lipid asymmetry maintenance protein MlaD, whose translation MKKTVLDFWVGLFVVLGFVALLFLALKAGNMSSLSFQATYPVKLKFDNIGGLKARAPVKSAGVTVGRVASIGFDSNAYQAVVTIDIDTQYSFPKDTSAKILTSGLLGEQYIGLEPGGDSEMLKAGDTISMTQSAIVLENLIGQFLYSKAADSGASKPGAASAAPAPAVAPATAPAPAAPTSPASGAAGQ comes from the coding sequence ATGAAAAAGACTGTTCTCGACTTCTGGGTCGGCCTGTTCGTAGTGCTGGGTTTCGTGGCGCTGCTGTTTCTCGCGCTGAAGGCCGGCAACATGAGCTCGTTGTCGTTTCAGGCAACGTACCCGGTCAAGCTCAAGTTCGACAATATCGGCGGACTGAAGGCGCGCGCACCGGTGAAGAGCGCGGGCGTGACGGTCGGCCGGGTTGCCTCGATCGGCTTTGACAGCAATGCGTATCAGGCTGTCGTCACGATCGACATCGACACGCAATATTCGTTTCCGAAAGACACCTCGGCGAAGATCCTGACCTCGGGTCTGCTGGGCGAGCAATACATCGGGCTCGAACCCGGTGGCGACAGCGAGATGCTTAAAGCGGGTGACACGATTTCGATGACACAATCGGCGATCGTGCTGGAAAACCTGATCGGACAATTCCTGTATAGCAAGGCCGCGGACTCGGGCGCATCCAAGCCGGGCGCGGCTTCGGCTGCACCTGCACCTGCTGTTGCCCCCGCCACGGCGCCCGCGCCGGCGGCGCCGACTTCGCCCGCCTCCGGCGCGGCCGGTCAATGA
- the mlaE gene encoding lipid asymmetry maintenance ABC transporter permease subunit MlaE: protein MIHSLGRRVIDGLGTAGYATRFFFRLLVEFFPLLRRPRLVTKQIHFVGNYSLVIIAVSGLFVGFVLGLQGYYTLNRYGSEQALGLLVALSLVRELGPVVTALLFAGRAGTSLTAEIGLMKAGEQLTAMEMMAVDPVKVVVAPRLWAGIISMPILAAIFSAVGVFGGYVVGVLLIGVDAGAFWSQMQGGVDVWRDVGAGVVKSVVFGLAVTFVALFQGYEAKPTPEGVSRATTKTVVYASLAVLGLDFLLTALMFS, encoded by the coding sequence ATGATCCATTCGCTTGGTCGCCGGGTGATCGACGGGTTGGGCACGGCGGGCTATGCCACGCGTTTCTTCTTCCGGCTGCTGGTCGAGTTTTTCCCGCTGCTGCGCCGGCCGCGCCTTGTCACGAAGCAGATCCACTTCGTGGGTAATTATTCGCTGGTGATCATCGCCGTGTCGGGGCTGTTCGTCGGCTTCGTGCTCGGCTTGCAGGGTTATTACACGCTCAACCGCTACGGTTCCGAACAGGCGTTGGGGCTGCTGGTCGCGCTTTCGCTGGTGCGCGAACTCGGGCCGGTGGTCACGGCGCTCCTGTTCGCGGGCCGCGCCGGCACGTCGCTCACAGCCGAGATCGGCTTGATGAAGGCGGGCGAGCAATTGACCGCGATGGAAATGATGGCGGTGGATCCGGTGAAAGTGGTGGTGGCGCCGCGTCTGTGGGCGGGCATCATTTCCATGCCGATTCTGGCCGCGATTTTCAGCGCGGTCGGCGTGTTCGGCGGCTACGTAGTAGGTGTGCTGCTGATCGGCGTCGACGCCGGCGCGTTCTGGTCGCAGATGCAGGGTGGTGTCGATGTCTGGCGCGACGTGGGCGCCGGGGTCGTCAAGAGCGTGGTGTTCGGCCTCGCGGTGACCTTCGTGGCGCTGTTTCAAGGCTACGAAGCCAAGCCGACGCCGGAGGGCGTGTCGCGCGCCACGACCAAGACGGTCGTATACGCGTCGCTTGCGGTGCTTGGCCTCGATTTTCTGCTGACCGCACTGATGTTCAGCTAA